The following proteins are co-located in the Anas platyrhynchos isolate ZD024472 breed Pekin duck chromosome 1, IASCAAS_PekinDuck_T2T, whole genome shotgun sequence genome:
- the CREBL2 gene encoding cAMP-responsive element-binding protein-like 2, translated as MDDSKVVGGKVKKPGKRGRKPAKIDLKAKLERSRQSARECRARKKLRYQYLEELVSSRERAICALREELEMYKQWCMAMDQGKIPSEIKALLTGEEQGKAQQNSTKLAKAGKTETNSSNP; from the exons GTGGTTGGAGGCAAAGTAAAGAAGCCAGGCAAGCGAGGTCGTAAACCAGCAAAAATAGACTTGAAGGCAAAGCTCGAAAGAAGTCGTCAGAGTGCAAGAGAGTGCAGAGCCAGGAAGAAGCTGAGGTACCAGTACCTGGAAGAGCTGGTTTCAAGCCGAGAGCGAGCCATCTGTGCTCTCAGAGAAGAGCTCGAAATG TACAAGCAGTGGTGCATGGCGATGGACCAAGGGAAAATCCCCTCTGAAATAAAAGCCCTACTAactggagaggagcagggcaaagcacagcagaactCAACCAAACTTGCCAAGGCTGGgaagacagaaacaaacagcagcaatcCAT GA